A genomic window from Pseudomonas alcaligenes includes:
- the fliG gene encoding flagellar motor switch protein FliG, with product MSDNRAPAKLNKVDKAAILLLSLGETDAAQVLRHLGPKEVQKVGVAMAGMRNVQREQVEQVMGEFVDIVGDQTSLGVGSDAYIRKMLTAALGEDKAGNLIDRILLGGSTSGLDSLKWMEPRAVADVIRYEHPQIQAIVVAYLDPDQAAEVLSHFDHKVRLDIVLRVSSLNTVQPAALKELNQILEKQFSGSANTTRASLGGVKRAADIMNFLDSSVEGQLMDSIREVDEDLSSQIEDLMFVFDNLADVDDRGIQALLREVSSDILVLALKGADEGIKEKVFKNMSKRAAELLRDDLEAKGPVRVSEVETAQKEILTIARRMAESGEIVLGGAGGEAMI from the coding sequence ATGAGTGACAATCGTGCTCCTGCCAAGCTGAACAAGGTCGACAAGGCCGCCATCCTCCTGCTGTCCCTCGGCGAGACCGACGCGGCCCAGGTGCTGCGCCACCTCGGCCCCAAGGAAGTGCAGAAGGTCGGCGTGGCCATGGCCGGCATGCGCAACGTGCAGCGCGAACAGGTCGAGCAGGTGATGGGCGAGTTCGTCGACATAGTCGGCGACCAGACCAGCCTGGGCGTCGGCTCCGACGCCTACATCCGCAAGATGCTCACCGCGGCGCTGGGCGAGGACAAGGCCGGCAACCTGATCGACCGCATCCTGCTCGGCGGCAGCACCAGCGGCCTGGACAGCCTGAAGTGGATGGAGCCGCGTGCGGTGGCCGACGTGATCCGCTACGAACACCCGCAGATCCAGGCCATCGTGGTCGCCTACCTGGACCCGGACCAGGCCGCCGAAGTGCTCAGCCACTTCGACCACAAGGTGCGCCTGGACATCGTGCTGCGCGTATCCTCCCTGAATACCGTGCAGCCGGCCGCGCTCAAGGAGCTCAACCAGATCCTCGAGAAGCAGTTCTCCGGCAGCGCCAACACCACCCGCGCCAGCCTCGGCGGGGTCAAGCGCGCGGCCGACATCATGAACTTCCTCGACAGCTCGGTGGAAGGCCAACTGATGGACTCCATCCGCGAGGTGGACGAGGACCTGTCCAGCCAGATCGAGGACCTGATGTTCGTCTTCGACAACCTGGCCGACGTCGACGACCGCGGTATCCAGGCGCTGCTGCGCGAGGTGTCCTCCGACATCCTGGTGCTGGCGCTCAAGGGCGCCGACGAGGGGATCAAGGAGAAGGTGTTCAAGAACATGTCCAAGCGCGCCGCCGAGCTGCTGCGCGACGACCTGGAGGCCAAGGGCCCGGTGCGCGTCAGCGAAGTGGAGACGGCGCAGAAGGAAATCCTCACCATCGCCCGGCGCATGGCCGAGTCCGGCGAGATCGTCCTCGGCGGTGCCGGCGGCGAGGCGATGATCTAA
- the fliH gene encoding flagellar assembly protein FliH, producing the protein MAPKEAPSELIRAKDVVEFDRWAIPSFDPQVEEAPEPEPQPEPEPEPQIEEVAVEDVKPLTLEELEAIRQEAYNEGFATGEKDGFRAGQLKAKQEAEVALAAKIASLEELMGHLLEPIANQDRELEQGLVNLVSQMTRQVIQRELATDSSQIRHVLREALKLLPMGASNIRIHVHPQDFELVKALRERHEESWRILEDESLQPGGCRVESESSRIDASVETRLATALKQLFEQQRAQATQPPEADIQVDLGGPDAP; encoded by the coding sequence ATGGCTCCCAAGGAAGCACCCAGCGAGCTGATCCGCGCCAAGGACGTGGTGGAGTTCGACCGCTGGGCGATACCCAGCTTCGATCCGCAGGTCGAGGAGGCCCCCGAGCCTGAGCCGCAACCCGAGCCGGAGCCCGAACCGCAGATCGAGGAGGTGGCGGTCGAGGACGTCAAGCCACTGACGCTGGAGGAGCTCGAGGCGATTCGCCAGGAGGCCTACAACGAAGGCTTCGCCACCGGCGAGAAGGACGGTTTCCGCGCCGGCCAGCTGAAGGCCAAGCAGGAGGCCGAAGTCGCCCTGGCGGCCAAGATCGCCAGCCTGGAGGAGCTGATGGGGCACCTGCTGGAGCCCATCGCCAACCAGGACCGCGAACTGGAGCAGGGCCTGGTCAACCTGGTCAGCCAGATGACCCGCCAGGTGATCCAGCGCGAGCTGGCCACCGACTCCAGTCAGATCCGCCACGTGCTGCGCGAAGCGCTCAAGCTGCTGCCGATGGGCGCCAGCAATATCCGCATCCATGTCCATCCGCAGGACTTCGAGCTGGTCAAGGCGCTGCGCGAACGCCACGAGGAAAGCTGGCGCATCCTCGAGGACGAGAGCCTGCAGCCCGGCGGCTGCCGGGTGGAGAGCGAGAGCAGCCGCATCGACGCCAGCGTCGAGACGCGCCTGGCCACGGCGCTCAAGCAATTATTCGAGCAGCAGCGGGCGCAGGCCACCCAGCCGCCGGAAGCCGACATCCAGGTCGACCTCGGAGGCCCCGATGCGCCTTGA
- the fliI gene encoding flagellar protein export ATPase FliI, with protein sequence MRLERTSFARRLAGYADAIDLPAQPVVEGRLLRMVGLTLEAEGLRAALGSRCLVINDDSYHPVQVEAEVMGFAAGKIYLMPVGSLAGIAPGARVVPLPDTGRLPMGMSMLGRVLDGAGRALDGKGGMKAEDWVPMDGPTINPLNRHPISEPLDVGIRSINGLLTVGRGQRLGLFAGTGVGKSVLLGMMTRFTEAEIIVVGLIGERGREVKEFIDEILGEEGLKRSVVVASPADDAPLMRLRAAMYCTRIAEYFRDKGKNVLLLMDSLTRFAQAQREIALAIGEPPATKGYPPSVFARLPRLVERAGNAEAGGGSITAFYTVLSEGDDQQDPIADAARGVLDGHFVLSRRLAEEGHYPAIDIEASISRVMPQVVSPEHLKLAQRFKQLWSRYQQSRDLISVGAYVPGGDADTDLAIARQPAMARYLRQGLEDSEPMEASVSQLAQVFNPQAQA encoded by the coding sequence ATGCGCCTTGAGCGCACCAGCTTCGCCAGACGCCTGGCCGGCTACGCCGATGCCATAGACCTGCCGGCCCAGCCGGTGGTGGAGGGCCGCCTGCTGCGCATGGTCGGCCTCACCCTGGAGGCCGAGGGCCTGCGTGCCGCGCTGGGCAGTCGCTGCCTGGTGATCAACGACGACAGCTATCACCCGGTGCAGGTGGAGGCCGAGGTGATGGGCTTCGCCGCCGGCAAGATCTACCTGATGCCGGTCGGCAGCCTGGCCGGCATCGCCCCCGGGGCCCGCGTGGTACCGCTGCCGGATACCGGCCGCCTGCCCATGGGCATGTCCATGCTCGGCCGGGTGCTGGACGGCGCCGGCCGTGCGCTGGACGGCAAGGGCGGGATGAAGGCCGAGGACTGGGTGCCGATGGACGGCCCGACCATCAACCCGCTCAACCGCCACCCGATCAGCGAGCCGCTGGACGTCGGCATCCGCTCGATCAACGGCCTGCTCACCGTCGGCCGTGGCCAGCGCCTGGGCCTGTTCGCCGGTACAGGCGTGGGCAAGTCGGTGCTGCTGGGCATGATGACCCGCTTCACCGAGGCCGAGATCATCGTGGTCGGCCTGATCGGCGAGCGGGGCCGCGAGGTCAAGGAATTCATCGACGAGATCCTCGGCGAGGAGGGCCTCAAGCGTTCCGTGGTGGTCGCCTCGCCGGCCGACGATGCGCCGCTGATGCGCCTGCGCGCGGCCATGTACTGCACACGCATCGCCGAATACTTCCGCGACAAGGGCAAGAACGTCCTGCTGCTGATGGATTCGCTGACCCGCTTCGCCCAGGCCCAGCGCGAGATCGCCCTGGCCATCGGCGAGCCACCGGCGACCAAGGGCTACCCGCCCTCGGTGTTCGCCCGTCTGCCGCGCCTGGTCGAGCGCGCCGGCAACGCGGAGGCCGGAGGTGGCTCGATCACCGCCTTCTACACCGTGCTCTCCGAGGGCGACGACCAGCAGGACCCGATCGCCGACGCCGCCCGCGGCGTGCTCGACGGACACTTCGTGCTGTCGCGCCGGCTGGCCGAGGAAGGCCACTATCCAGCCATCGACATCGAGGCCTCGATCAGCCGGGTCATGCCCCAGGTGGTCAGCCCCGAGCACCTCAAGCTGGCGCAGCGCTTCAAGCAGCTGTGGTCGCGCTACCAGCAGAGCCGCGATTTGATCAGCGTCGGCGCCTATGTGCCGGGTGGCGATGCCGACACTGACCTGGCCATCGCCCGCCAGCCGGCCATGGCCCGCTACCTGCGCCAGGGCCTGGAGGACAGCGAGCCGATGGAGGCCAGCGTCAGCCAGCTGGCGCAAGTGTTCAACCCGCAAGCGCAGGCCTGA
- the fliJ gene encoding flagellar export protein FliJ, which translates to MAVSRAARLAPVVEMAERAEREAARQMAHMQGLLAKAEAQLGELERYRADYQQQWISEGSKGVSGQWLMNYQRFLSQLETAIGQQLQSINWHRQNLQKARAAWQQRYARVEGLRKLVQRYLDEARAAEDKREQKLLDELSQRLPQRDQG; encoded by the coding sequence ATGGCGGTCAGCCGTGCCGCGCGCCTGGCGCCGGTGGTCGAGATGGCCGAGCGCGCCGAACGCGAGGCGGCCCGCCAGATGGCGCACATGCAGGGCCTGCTGGCCAAGGCCGAGGCGCAGCTGGGCGAGCTGGAGCGCTATCGCGCCGATTACCAGCAGCAGTGGATCAGCGAGGGCAGCAAGGGCGTTTCCGGCCAGTGGCTGATGAACTACCAGCGCTTTCTCAGCCAGCTGGAAACCGCCATTGGCCAGCAGCTGCAGAGCATCAACTGGCACCGGCAGAACCTGCAGAAGGCGCGGGCCGCCTGGCAGCAGCGCTATGCGCGGGTGGAGGGCCTGCGCAAGCTGGTCCAGCGCTACCTGGACGAGGCCCGCGCGGCCGAGGACAAGCGCGAGCAGAAGCTGCTCGACGAGCTGTCGCAGCGCTTGCCACAGAGGGATCAGGGCTGA
- a CDS encoding STAS domain-containing protein codes for MAITALPSSDGQELTIHIQGRFDFSAHQEFRDAYERVSATPKRYVVDLKGATYLDSSALGMLLLLRDHAGGDHARISLVNCNPDVRKILSISNFEQLFQIG; via the coding sequence ATGGCCATCACCGCGCTGCCCTCGAGCGACGGACAGGAGCTGACCATCCATATCCAGGGCCGCTTCGACTTCTCCGCGCATCAGGAATTCCGCGATGCCTACGAGCGGGTGAGCGCCACGCCCAAGCGTTATGTGGTCGACCTCAAGGGCGCCACCTACCTGGACAGCTCGGCCCTGGGCATGCTCCTGTTGCTGCGCGACCACGCCGGCGGCGACCATGCGCGCATCAGCCTGGTCAACTGCAACCCCGACGTGCGCAAGATCCTCTCCATCTCCAACTTCGAACAGCTGTTCCAGATCGGCTGA
- a CDS encoding SpoIIE family protein phosphatase, with protein MTGRLSILIAEDSAADRMLLSTIVSRQGHRVLTAGNGLEALALFEQERPQLVLMDALMPVMDGFEAARRIKELAGEELVPIIFLTSLTESEALVRCLEVGDDFLAKPYNQVILDAKIRAMDRLRRLQDTVRRQRDLIAKHNEHLVNEQRVAKAVFDKVAHSGCLNAANIRYLQSPFALFNGDLLLAAFKPSGGMHVLLGDFTGHGLPAAIGAMPLAEVFYGMTAKGFSMAEILREMNAKLKRILPVGVFCCATLLNLSFQRRVVEVWNGGLPDGHLLRAATGERVPLVSRHLPLGVLEPASFKDDYEVHPLEAGDRIFLLSDGVLETRDAAGHLFGEERLLQVFAAGHPPADMFDEIQRALAAFRGEAQDDVSMIELCMAEEGELRRPALSFSDSGQSSPLDWSASFEFRAETLKRFNPLPFLLQLLMEVQGLRAQGGALYTVLAELYSNALEHGVLGLDSALKADAQGFARYYQERGSRLQGLQDGFVRFDLHLSPEAEGGRLSIGVQDSGAGFDVAGTFAQPADCGRLSGRGLHLVRKLADQCQWSSDGRGVRVEFRWPV; from the coding sequence ATGACCGGGCGCCTGTCCATCCTGATCGCCGAGGACAGCGCGGCCGACCGCATGCTGCTGTCCACCATCGTCAGCCGCCAGGGGCACCGGGTGCTGACCGCGGGCAACGGCCTGGAGGCGCTGGCGCTGTTCGAGCAGGAACGCCCGCAGCTGGTGCTGATGGACGCCCTGATGCCGGTGATGGACGGTTTCGAGGCCGCGCGGCGGATCAAGGAGCTGGCCGGCGAGGAGCTGGTGCCGATCATCTTCCTCACCTCGCTGACCGAAAGCGAAGCCCTGGTGCGCTGTCTGGAGGTGGGCGACGACTTCCTCGCCAAGCCCTACAACCAGGTCATCCTGGATGCCAAGATCCGTGCCATGGATCGCCTGCGCCGCCTGCAGGACACGGTGCGCCGGCAGCGTGACCTGATCGCCAAGCACAACGAGCATCTGGTCAACGAGCAACGGGTGGCCAAGGCGGTGTTCGACAAGGTGGCCCATTCCGGCTGCCTCAATGCCGCCAATATCCGCTACCTGCAGTCGCCCTTCGCCCTGTTCAATGGCGACCTGCTGCTGGCCGCGTTCAAGCCCTCCGGCGGCATGCACGTGCTGCTCGGCGACTTCACCGGCCACGGCCTGCCGGCGGCGATCGGCGCCATGCCGCTGGCCGAGGTGTTCTACGGCATGACCGCCAAGGGCTTCTCGATGGCCGAGATCCTGCGCGAGATGAACGCCAAGCTCAAACGCATCCTGCCGGTTGGCGTGTTCTGCTGCGCCACGCTGCTCAACCTGAGTTTCCAGCGCCGGGTGGTGGAGGTATGGAACGGTGGCCTGCCGGATGGCCACCTGCTGCGCGCCGCCACTGGCGAGCGGGTGCCGCTGGTGTCGCGCCATCTGCCGCTGGGTGTGCTCGAGCCGGCGTCCTTCAAGGACGACTACGAAGTTCACCCGCTGGAGGCGGGCGATCGCATCTTCCTGTTGTCCGACGGCGTGCTGGAGACCCGCGATGCCGCCGGCCATCTGTTCGGCGAGGAGCGCCTGCTGCAGGTGTTCGCCGCCGGTCACCCGCCGGCAGACATGTTCGACGAGATCCAGCGGGCCCTGGCGGCTTTTCGCGGCGAGGCCCAGGACGATGTCAGCATGATCGAGCTGTGCATGGCCGAGGAGGGCGAGCTCAGACGCCCGGCGCTGTCCTTTTCCGACAGCGGGCAGAGCAGCCCGCTGGACTGGTCGGCCAGCTTCGAGTTTCGTGCCGAGACGCTCAAGCGCTTCAACCCGCTGCCCTTCCTGCTGCAGCTGCTGATGGAAGTGCAAGGCCTGCGGGCCCAGGGCGGGGCGCTCTACACCGTGCTGGCCGAGCTCTATTCCAATGCCCTGGAGCATGGCGTGCTGGGCCTGGACTCGGCGCTCAAGGCCGATGCCCAGGGCTTTGCCCGCTATTACCAGGAGCGTGGTTCGCGCCTGCAGGGGCTGCAGGATGGTTTCGTACGCTTCGACCTGCACCTGAGCCCGGAAGCCGAGGGCGGGCGCCTGAGTATCGGCGTGCAGGATAGCGGCGCCGGTTTCGACGTGGCCGGCACCTTCGCCCAGCCGGCCGATTGCGGACGCCTGAGCGGGCGCGGCCTGCACCTGGTGCGCAAGCTGGCCGACCAGTGCCAGTGGAGCAGCGATGGCCGCGGCGTGAGGGTGGAGTTTCGCTGGCCAGTGTGA
- a CDS encoding Hpt domain-containing protein, protein MSDNHLDQNVLASLQDVMGEEYPVLLDTFLVDSDERQRHIQAAMAAADAQALRLAAHSFKGSCSNMGAPLLAGLCKQLEEAARRERLEEAPALIEQIGREFAIVRILLKSERQRYR, encoded by the coding sequence GTGTCCGATAACCATCTCGATCAGAACGTGTTGGCCTCCCTGCAGGATGTCATGGGGGAAGAGTATCCCGTGCTGCTGGATACCTTCCTGGTCGATTCGGACGAGCGCCAACGGCATATCCAGGCGGCCATGGCCGCCGCCGACGCCCAGGCCCTGCGCCTGGCCGCCCACAGCTTCAAAGGCAGCTGCAGCAACATGGGCGCGCCCCTGCTGGCCGGGCTGTGCAAGCAGTTGGAGGAGGCCGCCCGGCGCGAGCGGCTGGAGGAAGCGCCGGCGCTGATCGAACAGATCGGCCGCGAGTTCGCCATCGTGCGCATCCTGCTCAAGTCCGAGCGCCAGCGTTACCGCTGA
- a CDS encoding flagellar hook-length control protein FliK → MSVAPDFLLQSAPEVRPKAPAAKAPSGGAEPVKNGDSSFAEVYAKERQAKAAERKEASAKAAEERSAEARPTDEAEDEAAVEQPVVAESGKGLPEDLPEGGEEVVDPLLLMAMTGQLPAEETVDPALSGDAQMTADTADPLLQAATPTVASAAPATLTEASHDPELDMLNSLPAVKLALEVGAQNQAAAQQQLSPGAVAAERASNPGQGFANALAAFAGEAMPSEDAPSEGLEGELLGEALDTSVPNLREGQSDARAEAFASKLSALSQAINQQTGAAQRPPLVPGQPLQVGQPGMSEAVVDKVMWLSSQNLKSAEIQLDPAELGRLEVRIELNKDQAAQVTFVSANANVRDQLEGQAHRLRELFAQQGMNQLDVNVSDQSLARGSQGGGEEGQGRSAGRGLGGSGDEEVLSGVSEIRTPAAGSAPRWLVDYYA, encoded by the coding sequence ATGTCCGTTGCACCCGACTTCCTCCTCCAGTCCGCGCCCGAAGTGCGGCCCAAGGCGCCTGCCGCCAAGGCCCCGTCCGGAGGCGCGGAGCCCGTCAAGAACGGGGACTCCAGCTTCGCCGAGGTCTATGCCAAGGAGCGCCAGGCCAAGGCTGCCGAGCGCAAGGAGGCGAGCGCCAAGGCTGCCGAGGAACGCTCGGCCGAAGCCAGGCCGACAGACGAGGCCGAGGACGAGGCAGCCGTCGAGCAGCCGGTCGTTGCCGAAAGCGGCAAAGGCTTGCCGGAGGATCTGCCCGAAGGCGGCGAGGAGGTCGTCGACCCGCTGCTGCTGATGGCCATGACTGGCCAACTGCCGGCCGAGGAGACCGTCGATCCGGCACTGAGCGGTGACGCGCAGATGACGGCCGACACGGCCGATCCGCTGTTGCAGGCGGCAACCCCGACGGTGGCCAGCGCCGCACCGGCCACCCTCACCGAGGCCAGTCACGATCCCGAGCTGGACATGCTCAACAGTCTGCCAGCGGTGAAGCTGGCGCTTGAGGTCGGCGCCCAGAATCAGGCCGCAGCCCAGCAGCAGTTGAGTCCTGGCGCGGTCGCCGCCGAGCGGGCCAGCAACCCGGGCCAGGGCTTCGCCAATGCCCTGGCGGCCTTCGCCGGCGAAGCCATGCCCAGCGAGGACGCGCCGAGCGAGGGGCTGGAGGGCGAGTTGCTCGGCGAGGCCCTGGATACCTCAGTGCCGAATCTTCGCGAAGGGCAGAGTGATGCGCGGGCCGAAGCCTTCGCCAGCAAGCTCAGCGCCCTGAGCCAGGCCATCAACCAGCAGACCGGCGCCGCCCAGCGCCCGCCACTGGTACCGGGTCAGCCGCTGCAGGTCGGCCAGCCTGGGATGAGCGAGGCGGTGGTGGACAAGGTCATGTGGCTGTCCAGCCAGAACCTCAAGTCCGCCGAGATCCAGCTCGACCCGGCCGAGCTGGGGCGCCTGGAGGTGCGTATCGAGCTGAACAAGGACCAGGCGGCCCAGGTCACCTTCGTCAGCGCCAACGCCAACGTGCGTGACCAGCTGGAAGGCCAGGCCCACCGCCTGCGCGAGCTGTTCGCCCAGCAGGGCATGAACCAGCTCGACGTCAACGTCTCCGACCAGTCCCTGGCGCGTGGCTCCCAGGGCGGTGGCGAGGAGGGCCAGGGGCGCTCCGCGGGTCGTGGCCTGGGTGGCTCCGGCGATGAGGAAGTGCTGAGCGGTGTCAGCGAGATCCGCACTCCGGCCGCCGGATCGGCGCCGCGCTGGCTGGTGGATTACTACGCCTGA
- the fliL gene encoding flagellar basal body-associated protein FliL yields the protein MAKKPAPKPPAAEGGEKTGGKGKLKLIILIVVALLLAVGLSVGATLFFLGKDKGAEDEAAAEESASETAPPVKQPAIYEAIAPAFIANYNYQGRQRYMQVSVALMARNQAELDALKVHLPLVRNRLVMLFSGQDFGALMTPVGKEMLRSQATAVVQELAQKETGKTVVEQVLFTNIVLQ from the coding sequence ATGGCAAAGAAACCAGCTCCCAAACCCCCGGCGGCCGAAGGCGGCGAGAAGACCGGCGGCAAGGGCAAGCTCAAGCTCATCATCCTGATCGTCGTGGCCCTGCTGCTGGCGGTGGGCCTCTCGGTAGGCGCGACGCTGTTCTTCCTGGGCAAGGACAAGGGGGCTGAGGATGAGGCGGCGGCCGAGGAGAGCGCCAGCGAAACGGCGCCACCGGTCAAGCAGCCGGCCATCTACGAGGCCATCGCCCCGGCTTTCATCGCCAACTACAACTACCAGGGGCGGCAGCGCTACATGCAGGTCAGCGTGGCGCTGATGGCGCGCAACCAGGCCGAACTGGACGCCCTCAAGGTGCATCTGCCGCTGGTGCGCAACCGCCTGGTCATGCTGTTCTCCGGCCAGGATTTCGGCGCCCTGATGACCCCGGTCGGCAAGGAGATGCTGCGCAGCCAGGCCACCGCGGTGGTGCAGGAGCTGGCGCAGAAGGAAACCGGCAAAACCGTGGTCGAACAGGTACTGTTCACCAATATCGTGCTGCAGTAG
- the fliM gene encoding flagellar motor switch protein FliM, with product MAVQDLLSQDEIDALLHGVDDGLVETEDAGEPGSVKSYDLTSQDRIVRGRMPTLEMINERFARYTRISMFNLLRRSADVAVGGVQVMKFGEYVHSLYVPTSLNLVKMKPLRGTALFILDAKLVFKLVDNFFGGDGRHAKIEGREFTPTELRVVRMVIDQAFIDLKEAWHAVMDVNFEYINSEVNPALANIVSPSEVVVVSTFHIELDGGGGDLHITMPYSMIEPIREMLDAGFQSDVDDQDERWIKALREDILDVKVPLGATLAHRQLKLRDILHMQPGDVIPVELPEQMIMRANGVAAFKVKLGAHKGNLALQILEPVERLR from the coding sequence ATGGCCGTACAAGACCTGCTGTCACAGGACGAGATCGACGCGCTGCTGCATGGCGTCGACGATGGCCTGGTCGAGACCGAGGATGCCGGCGAGCCCGGCAGCGTCAAGAGCTACGACCTGACCAGCCAGGATCGCATCGTCCGCGGACGCATGCCGACCCTGGAGATGATCAACGAGCGTTTCGCCCGCTATACCCGCATCAGCATGTTCAACCTGCTGCGCCGCTCCGCCGATGTGGCGGTGGGCGGCGTGCAGGTGATGAAGTTCGGCGAGTACGTGCATTCGCTCTACGTGCCGACCAGCCTCAACCTGGTGAAGATGAAGCCGCTGCGCGGCACCGCGCTGTTCATCCTCGACGCCAAACTGGTGTTCAAGCTGGTGGACAACTTCTTCGGTGGCGACGGTCGCCACGCCAAGATCGAGGGCCGCGAGTTCACCCCCACCGAGCTGCGCGTGGTGCGCATGGTCATCGACCAGGCCTTCATCGACCTGAAGGAAGCCTGGCACGCGGTGATGGACGTCAACTTCGAGTACATCAACTCGGAAGTGAACCCGGCCCTGGCCAACATCGTCAGCCCCAGTGAGGTGGTGGTGGTTTCCACCTTCCATATCGAGCTGGACGGTGGTGGTGGCGACCTGCACATCACCATGCCCTATTCGATGATCGAGCCGATCCGCGAGATGCTCGACGCCGGCTTCCAGTCCGACGTCGACGACCAGGACGAGCGCTGGATCAAGGCCCTGCGCGAGGACATCCTCGACGTCAAGGTGCCGCTCGGCGCGACCCTGGCCCACCGCCAGCTCAAGCTGCGCGACATCCTGCACATGCAGCCGGGCGATGTGATCCCGGTGGAACTGCCGGAGCAGATGATCATGCGCGCCAACGGCGTGGCTGCCTTCAAGGTCAAGCTGGGCGCGCACAAGGGCAACCTGGCCCTGCAGATTCTCGAACCCGTGGAACGCCTGCGCTAA
- the fliN gene encoding flagellar motor switch protein FliN — MADENEGTSPEEQALADEWAAALAEAGDAGQDDIDALMNQGGAAAPAAPRMAMEEFGAAPKPGNGPVALEGPNLDVILDIPVSISMEVGSTEISIRNLLQLNQGSVVELDRLAGEPLDVLVNGTLIAHGEVVVVNEKFGIRLTDVISPSERIKKLR, encoded by the coding sequence ATGGCAGACGAAAACGAAGGTACCAGCCCAGAAGAGCAGGCCCTGGCCGACGAGTGGGCCGCGGCCCTGGCCGAGGCCGGCGATGCCGGGCAGGACGACATCGATGCGCTGATGAACCAGGGTGGCGCCGCCGCTCCGGCCGCGCCGCGCATGGCGATGGAAGAGTTCGGCGCCGCGCCCAAGCCGGGCAATGGTCCGGTGGCCCTGGAGGGCCCGAACCTGGACGTGATCCTCGACATCCCGGTGTCCATCTCCATGGAAGTCGGCAGCACCGAGATCAGCATCCGCAACCTGCTGCAGCTCAACCAGGGCTCGGTGGTGGAACTCGACCGCCTGGCCGGCGAGCCGCTGGACGTGCTGGTCAACGGCACCCTGATCGCCCATGGCGAGGTGGTGGTGGTCAACGAGAAGTTCGGCATCCGCCTGACCGACGTGATCAGCCCCAGCGAACGCATCAAGAAACTGCGCTGA
- the fliO gene encoding flagellar biosynthetic protein FliO — translation MRGLCSLLLLAPLTALAAEPVAKVATTPMAGSDIGGQLAQLLFGLLLVVGLIFALAWLLRRVQQIGPRGSQAIKLVASQALGPRDRLLLVQVGGEQILLGISAGRITPLHVLREPVPLDAATPATPEFAQRLMELLGKDQKDKT, via the coding sequence ATGCGTGGACTTTGCAGCCTTCTCCTGCTGGCGCCGTTGACGGCGCTGGCGGCCGAACCGGTGGCCAAGGTGGCGACCACGCCCATGGCCGGCAGCGATATCGGTGGCCAGCTGGCGCAGTTGCTGTTCGGCCTGCTGCTGGTGGTCGGCCTGATCTTCGCCCTGGCCTGGCTGCTGCGCCGGGTGCAGCAGATCGGCCCGCGCGGCAGTCAGGCGATCAAGCTGGTGGCCAGCCAGGCCCTGGGCCCGCGTGACCGCCTGCTGCTGGTCCAGGTCGGTGGCGAGCAGATTCTGCTTGGCATCAGCGCCGGGCGCATCACGCCGCTGCACGTGCTCAGGGAGCCGGTGCCGCTCGACGCCGCTACGCCGGCTACCCCGGAATTCGCCCAGCGCCTGATGGAGCTACTCGGCAAGGACCAGAAGGACAAGACATGA